The Lycium barbarum isolate Lr01 chromosome 4, ASM1917538v2, whole genome shotgun sequence nucleotide sequence TTGTTAAAtggattaaaaaggaaaaaaaaaaacaaattgaaatagagagagtaaatatttatatgaatataaATCATATTGTTAAGAGAAAAAATgaaatattaaaattaaattattcttTTTTAGACAAAAAACAAAAACGCCACATAAAATGGGACGAGTAAAAAAACCTTTATACTATTAGTCTACCAGATCAGGGGCGGAATTGTAGGGGTGCAAGGGGTGTCAATCGAaccccttcgtcggaaaattacactatatatatggggttaatttttttattcatgtataaatattaatgttgCATCCCCTTAACATATTGGAGAATTCAGCCTAGCGACTGAGGTGCCTATTATTGAGCCCATGGTTGTGGGTTCGATTCTTTGTAACAATActttttaaccctttttcatcCAGTCCTTTTTTCTTGAACCCCCTTATCAAATGTTCTGGCTCCGCTCCTGTACCAGATTATCTATATACGTATAACAGAACAAAGAAGCAAATTTTTATTTCTCATTGAAATAAATTTGTCACACTTCTAATTAATGCGTGAGAACCTGGATACAGCATGGCAATGGATTGGACATACATAATCCTAGTAGTGGTAATTGATAACAGCTGACAGTGAGTTTGTCCCTATAATACGTGTGCCAATATTATCaacattagtaaaaccatatagtACGTAGCAAATTATCCACGAATTGCCCACGCTTTCACCTTTTTATGACACATCATATATACTCCCCTATATTtttcttcccttaaataccaaACTTGACATTCTCCAAATTCCACCTGTGAAAGGCTCCCCTTCTTATTGATCCCCATCCCACCCCCACGCCACATCTTAATCCATAGGTACATATAGTCACattgaaatatacatatatacacacacatatatatatggctGACTCTCAAAATCCTAATAATTCCAGCCAAATAAATCAACCTGTTCAACCTAGTGAAAGTTCTAAAACACCAGTTTGCCCTATTCCTCCACCACTGCCTGCAGAGACTCATATTCAAACAACTAGTACACCTTATAAACCTAATCCATTATCAAACATTGGAATATTAGAAAACACAAAATCTCCAAAAACCGTTCAactacaaaataatataccaccAACTGTAACCACCACCACCATGAGTTCCACATCATCGTCGGGTGGTTCACCAAGCCGCCCTTCAAGTGGAAAACATGCCGTATTCCGAGGAATACGCAGTAGAAGTGGGAAATGGGTGTCTGAAATTAGAGAACCACGTAAGACTACAAGAATATGGTTAGGAACTTACCCTACACCTGAAATGGCTGCTGCTGCATACGATGTCGCAGCATTGGCTTTAAAAGGTGGAGATGCTGTCATAAATTTCCCCGGTAACATTAATTTGTATCCTTCACTTCCTCCTTCGCCATCATCGGCAAATATAAGAAAAGCAGCTGCCAGCGCTGCGTTGCTGATGAAGATAGAAACTGGAGAAAACACAGTCGGGACTCAGCCAGGTAATATGCAGCTTTTTGCAATTAGTATATTATAACTCGGTACTTTCCAATGGAGATATAGCCATGTGCAAACTATTTAGCAAATTGAAATTTGCAGATAATGAATTTTAGTATTTGCAAATATTAATGGTTTGACATCAGAAATACTGATGAAATCCTCGACATGATAGAAGGACTTcgtctttcttctccttcctgaaATGAAATAAGAGAAATTTAGGTGTCCAGCATAAAAATTGGTGGAAAAAACTTTATTGAAAAGTATTTTGAGTGAAACGATGATTTCTATTAAAAAATTCTGAACTTCTTTTTCACGttaaaattcatgtacatacataacTATAACttacaaatatatttttttcatatattttccaGCCAAATGCATGCTACGAATTCCCAAATAGGTCAACCCTCATATTAATTGGGATAAAGGGAGTATGATACTAAGAACATCTTTGAGATTGAATTTATCTAGTTTAAATTCTAAATTTGTGTCCGCAGATAATAATGATCAATCTTTAGGACAGTAATATTTTCATGCTTCAAAGCTTTCTTTCAATTTTgtcattctattttttttttttctgacagGTGTTGATGATCAATCTTCGGGAAGTGCACAAATGTTGGCAACTACGGATGAATACATCGACGAGGAGGCATTATTTGATATGCCTAATTTGCTGGTTGACATGGCAGAGGGAATGATGGTGAGCCCGCCAAGAATGAACTCATCGCGGTCAGATGATTCACCGGGAAATTCTGATGCAGAAAGTCTTTGGAGCTATTAAGCAAATCCAggcattttcaaaaaaaaataaaaaatccatgGATTAATTTTCTTACAACTCATTTGAGATAGCATAGATAGACCATAAAATCACTCAAAAGAAAAGACTTTTCTGTGTGAAAAAGGGAATTTCGGATAAGGTAAAATTCGAAAAATTAAGTAAATTACGAAGGTTAATCTAGGGTTTTTGTTTGTGAGTAAATGGAGTAGTTTTTTGTCCTCCAAATTCTTTGTATTTGAGGTATCGATTCAATCGATCGATCATGTTATGAGAAATTTAAAGATCGTATTGTAAAATTTTCTGCAGAAACTTTTTGTTTCCCTTGCAACTGTTAACATCTGCATCCGTTAATTAATTTCCTGTTCTGTTGACTTATTGTCGCAAACAATAAAGGGCGGTCAATTTATGTtctatatataaaaaattatactAAATATATAAGTAAGaagttttattttatatatatatatattaaaatttaaatatgcTTAACGAAATTCTTGATTCTGCTACCGCGACCTTGTTGTTCCATTCTAAACATCTCCATAGAGTAAAGGTACGAAGATGTGGCAAATAGGTATTAGGTCAACTTTTTGAACGAAGAATGAAAAAGCCTCTGGAAATGATAATGCTTGTAAAGTCTTCCCCCAAGTATCTTTTCTTTTTACACTTTTCTTcgcttttcttctttcttcttttggagttttctttcttctttttaaaaaaaaaaaaaaaaatcgtttgaGGCAATGTATGAAGGTTTGCCGAAAGTGAAAATAGTAATAATATATTTATAAGCTATAGAAGCTTTGTCGCGTGAGGCAAGAAGGAAGGATTATATCGGAAGGTTCTTCGGTGGTGAAAGCTAAAGCAAAGTTTAAATTTTCTATAGAGAAAACATGAAAACTTTATGGCTAATTCTTGTTTTTTGTAGTGTTCTAATTTTCTATCATGTTGAAGATAttttaggacccgtttggccatcagaatttttcactttttatcggaaaattatttcactttatttgaagaTTAATGTTTGGAcatgaaaatttcaaatgcaACTTAAAACTCCTACAAACTTGTTTTCACTTTTGTTTCACTTATtttactttcaatacattcaaataaTCAAATATTATTTGTAAAAACATATTCAAACACAATTCCATCTTTAACTCTAACtttaaaattccaaataaagtgccAAAGGCCTACTTAGTTTACCTTCCACACGTTGACGTTGACGGTATAATAAGATTTTTATATTATCAGATCAATTAAAAAGTGAATGCAAAACTTATTTATTATTGGTAGACTAATTCATTACCAACCGGGAAAATAAGACATGTAAAATGCTGTAATAAGTTAAGTTGACACACAAATAGTACTAAAATTTCTTGATATTATCAAATGTAAATATGTTAAAAATCAAGATTCCGAGGTGCAACGACACGGGAGCAGTCACAATCTTGAAAGAGGTTTTGCTTTTGTTTTGCAATGGGAAAACGTGCTTAAAGCCTAGTCTAGCGGCTTTCTTTGTCTAATAACTATTGTGGGTGGTTTGGCAGGTagccaaaattattttaaaattataattttggggattaatttattttattttttgggattattttatcccatctttcAAATGGGATACAATAATCCCAACTTTAGTGGGATAATGTGGGATATTCCATCTTTGGGATTATGCTTCATTTTGTACCGTGTTTGATAAgaagtataaatttatcccaggattagtgttgggatatcccggtctataccatgcaccaaacaaCTCAGGAGAGTATTGAAAATTGACCCTATCTATCATCAAGATTCAAGTGATTTCAAAATATATGTACTATTAATTCAGCTTATAAGACAGCCATGGGACTCTCCTTCATGTCAATCGGATTTTAACGACACTGGTGGCCCCAAATGGTAAGTGTGCTAATTATATCCATCTTTGTATACTTTAATATTCCGAGTGGAATATGGAACGTATCTCTTTAGATTTTACAAGTTAAATGACAAGGACTTCCATTAGTGTTTAATGTTTTTGAATGAACTGTAAGTATAATATGTGATCCAACTCAGATGCCTCCAAACCTTTTAATTGGTTCCCAGGTCCTAGTTACTTAAATAGAGAGACTAGTAAGTTAATGACAAGACAAGGATATATTGCGTGGCTCAGGTTTGTTCTTGCATAAGAGCAGTCTGGGTTTAGTCAATCCTGTCGCCTATATCATTTGATAAGAGATCTAGTCTCCTCTCTAGTAGCTAGTGATCGAGGGAGAATTTAAAGATTTACTTGTAATTAGTTTTCAGTTCCAAGACGTCTGATAGCAACTTAACATTGTTAAAAAAGTTCTACTTAAATCATTACGGTAGCAACAAACTTTGATAACTTGGTATAGCTTGTATAATAGTATGTAGTTGCTAAAAATTAAACCATGATAAGTGACCCTGTTTCCTTAATTTTACCTTAAAAGTCATACGGTATATACAGATTTGTTTCTGCGACTCTCGGCAGATCCAACATTATTAAATGCAGGAAATATATTGGGTATATAAGAAACAATCTTAAGACTAACGATATGTTTTAAAGTCATGCGGGTTTAGGCTCAAATCGAACAATATCACTAGTCGGTTGGGTTGTTACTATTTTTTTAATCTTATGACGATGGTGTCCAGGCCAATTTCACCTCGACTATTCGATCGGGCCAACTTGTGCCCATCTGAATTATTCCACTGGGAACCTACTCAATGGTGAAGCCACCCTTATTCAAGGGTACAATTGACACCTCTTCACTGGAAAATTacacaatgtatatatatatatatatgtgtgtgtgtgtaataaCCTTGGCTTCTCTGTGTGTTTACTTATTTATAatagggcaaaggtgcaaatatatctCTCAACTTTACGATTTAAAacagatatacccctcgttacaaaagcggtgtatatatacccctgccattAGAATATGGTGCAAATATAGTCTTTTCGCTGACGGGAATTCTTTTTAAAattcatttaggttattttttaattaaaaaaagtcacgtgactttaaaaaagtctacctatttttatttttattttgagtaAAAATATATTTCTAAAcccatggtaatttttttttctggtgtgtcGAGCATAGTTCGTTTAAGAAAATATctctgtgactttaaaaaaaataagtctacccatattTTTAAACAAACTAGACCCGACcaatcaggaaaaaaaaatactatgtggctttagaaaaatatgtctactaaaaaaatggttttttttaattaaaaataacctagataattttattttatttttaaaaacccgtcagcgaaaagggtatatttgcaccattttgtaacgacagggatgtatttgcaccattttgtgacaacaggggtatatatacaccacttttgtaacgaggggtatatctgctctaaattgcaaagttgaggggtatatttgcacctttgctcTTTATAATATGACTCCCTTAGTGGAAAATTCTGACGCCGCAACTATACTTGCTACCTCCTACCAGTGTAGATACCAGAAAATTCGGTCCACCAAGATTTAAGCATATAGAAAAATTATCTAGTATATTCTTTTTGCTTATAACACCCCTTTCTTAGTGGTCTTGTGACGCACCTATTGTATGTCTACAAGTATCAAGGTTGTGTATTCATCTCCAAAGCTATGGGTAAAGGTCATAAACTGGTCCATAGACGGGCAAAGGCACTAAGTCGGACCCTGATACCAGTTTTTGGGATAAAACGGTCCAAAgttactcttaacatgatgtgatttTGTCAGCTTTGGGCTTAGTCTATGCGATTTTCTCCAAAAGACCTCACATTATTAAGAGTATTCaacaccttataagtagctcatttttctttttaactaccaatgtggtactttattCGCACACCCAACACTTCGTGTATAGAGTGCCTTTATCATGAATTGACTAATTGCATGAAAATGGAGTCGCAATCTAAGTAGTTGTTGCATTATTGTGTGCATGACACTGTGACAGTGCAAGATACAAATTTATTTTCACAACATGACTACATGAGTTTCTGTATGTACACATTATTGTTAAACATGTTAGAAAATAAGGCAGACATCTAATGCAAAGGGTTGAACTAATCACATTAATAGTAACAAAAATTAATTACATTGACGATGCAAATAAATTAAGTCCATCACTAAAATTGTCTTATGCATGTGCTCACCTCTCTTATGAAAGAATAAAAGTAAAGAAACAGTATTTAAAAAATTGACTTGCGTGAGTAAATTTCATATCTCAAGTaactctttttctctttcttgtaAATGTAGGTGCAGGAAGTGTGAACAAGGTAGGCtaacaacaaagaaaaagaaaagtatatTCTTAAGCATTAATTTTGAACTTGAGTAATTTTAGGCCAATTCCTCAATGCCCACCACATAATTGGATGTTGTCACATCATAGAAAAAAACCTAATAAGCTACTACATCGGATATGAACAACCACAGACAGTGATCAATTCCAACTCAAATGGAGAGAAAGAGGACACTAATAGGTTAACTTCCAAAAATGTGTTTGTTTTGGCATGATAAATACCTTAATAATCTCTGATAAATGGTTGCACGAAGATGCCTTGTAAGAGAAACCATTTTATATTCTTAAAGTATAAAGTAGTACTGATCATATATACTGTAAAGCTTGTATTTTAACAGGTGACAGCgtaatatttaaactttaaattatttaattttaactTTTATATCCTGACAATAAAAGAATTTATACTATCAAGTTCCTTAAAGAGTAATTGCATGAAATTACCTTTAACAAGTGGAATTAGtaattgaaagatataaggcGTATAATCTTATTACAAAGCCAAATCTTTAATTATACATCTTAGCTATGACTCTATGAATAAGTATCAAGTCCACCTTCCTTTAGTGTCCATGATTTTTAAGAAAAGTTCTGTTTTTGAATTCAGTGTTCCCTCGCCTTCAAGACGTGTAGCGCCAGCATTATGAATCAAAATATATTTAAGAAAGTAAGTCTTTCGGACTAGTAGATTGTAACAGCAGGTGCGGATTTAAGTGTAGGTGAGGGTACTCACCcaaacaccctcggcaaaaaattatagtgtatatataggaTAGATTTTAaatgtttatgtacatatatttacTTTTGAACATCCTAAGCATATGCAAAAATTTAGTCAAAGTTGTCTATGGTGTTCAAAATTATCTCTAGCATCCTTAGTTCGATTCctatcaacaacattattttttatatttagcttttgttgtttttttcaaATTCCTTGAGTAAAAATCCTGGATCCACCACGGTAACAAGCATGATTCTAAATGCTTAAAAGTATGTTATATATCCCTATTTGATATCCAAACTCTATCATTAATTGGAATTTACCATTTAACTTCTAAATACAAATACTAACAATTGCATTTCGACGGTTTTCACAAACATTTAAGAAACTTAAATATAGTGTAGCACTGTAGCTATCAAACTAAGAACTTTATTATCCAACGTAGCTATCAAACTAATAATAACACGTTTATAGCACTttccttctcttttcctttttttcttttttgccgcTCTTTTCCTTTGGTTTCTTTTGAGGAAATTAATTATCAGCTCAAGAAAACATCATATCCTTCACAAAATATGTTGGAAAATTAGACTTTTATTTGCTTTTCAAAGTTGTGAAATGAGAGATAGTTGCAACTAGGGGGAGTAGGTACAAGGTCGGCCGGGTGACAATGTAAATTTGTCTAGGCTTCGACAACCTTTTTAGAATCGATTTGAAAAGATATTAGAGAAAAGACTAAAAGTAATTGTCTCATGGTGGAACCAACAATATACCTTAGAAtctcatattattattatttgacaAGCCGAAATTCTCTTAGTCGTTGAACCATTATAGCTGTTTTGACTTTCTTTATAAAAAAATCCATGGCCGACATCTCCACTCTTTATCCAAGTTTTCACTTTGTATTTATTTACATTCAATATTTATATTGAATTATATTAttcctccatctcaatttatgtaatAGTACTGTATTGGGTAAAAGATGACACCGGGCGAGTTGGCATATTTGGAGAGCACAACAACTCGGGGACATATTATAGCTGTCTCCCATTTCTGTCAAATCCCGTCACACCTATCCACTCCAGCCAGAGCGGCATAACGCACGTGGGAATGGTGACATCAGCATAGTCTTGTCATCATGACTTGTGGGGTAGGATAGTCTAGTTCGGGTTTATATAAACAAAAGGCTAAGGAAGAAAGAGGATGAGGCAAGACCTGGACTTCCCCACCACTTTGTAATACAGTCACTAGATTATTAATGGAGATATTAAGGGTAGTTAGTCCGGGGGCATTCTCGAGGTCTTTTCTGTTATTCTTATTCCTTATTCGTCGTGTATATAGTTACCATTACTCCGAAACAGACTCACAAATAAGAGTTCTTGGAATCGGAAAATGACTCACTTGTCTTCAAACCCTTAGAAAACAAATCTCTAACTGATTTTTTGGTTAAACCCATTATCACCGAAAAATAGTTTGGCATCATCTGTGGGGATAGACAACTATGGTGTCGTCCTGACCTAAAGCAGAAAACATTAAAAGACTCACTTAGGTCTGGAGTCCTtcgtttaaaaagaaaaaataagagaaaacgGGCCTGATCATGCCTGAAACAGCTAGCAGCACGTCCAGAAGTAGTGTCCCAATAGGGAGGAAGGACCCATAAGGCTCGCAGATGAGGAACCAGCAGAGCTTTGTCAGGGAAATCAACCCGGAGTTGGAATGCAAGAAGAAAGGGAGGAAAAATAACGCCACCCCTAGAGGAAACCCACAACGAAGCCCTAACTAGGAAAGACCATCTTAACCAATCTGCAGAAAGTAGGAAGAGGCTACCTCAAGGACTTTAttccagaaaaagaaaaaaaacgccCTCACCTGAGGGTAGAAGGAATGTACAAAACGGAAGATCACCCATCAGAGGTAATTCTAGCAGTGGAATTGAATAGCGCTATGATAAAATGCATGGAGAAGCTTATGAGTCGCATGGCTGGGGGAACACCGGTTGAATGCCCTACAAATAACCCGAGGTTATCAAGGCGTCTGGGACTCCCGAGGTGGACACGGAACAAATAGAGCTAGAGCCAGTCAAATAGAGTGCAGAGTTGGCAAGGATCCCCAAATTAAAAAAAGAGCTCCACGACCGGATAGGCCAAATACTTAGGGCTCGCCCTGTCCTAAAGGGGTGGGAGCGAGTAAATATGGAAAAATTCCATACAAACCAAGTATGGCTCCCGCACTCATCCCAAAGAAATTCAAAATGCCAGATATTCCTAAATATGATAGAACCACAGATCCGGAGAAGCACATAACGATTTTTAAAGCGGCCATCACGGGACACGACCTCAAGCGGCATGAGATCGAATCAATCATGCTGAAAACATTCGAACACACACTCGTCAAGGGAGCGCTTTCTTGGTACAATCTCTTGCCTGAAAACTCTATTGACTTTTTTGCTTCTTTTGTAGATGCATTTGTAAAAGCTCATGTCGGAGACATCTTTGCAATAAAGAAGAAGAATGTTGAGTTGCTTCGCAACTACATGGAGAGGTTCCAATAGGAGAGGATGCTACTGCCCGCCctaccagaagacaaagttgccGCAACATTCGCGGATGGATTGAATGGTAATGGTTTAGAGGCATCgagaaagttaaaaaaaaaagcttGAAGGTGTTCCCAGCTAAGTCTTGGAACGAGGCTAACAACAAATACACAGGCAAGATGAGAATAGAGGATGACCTCAGAACTGGACACGGacagaaatgaaaaataagtcGTAAGAAAGGCCTGTGAATGCTTACCCCACTAGACAAAGAAACCTACAAGATTGGTATGAACTGTATGCAGCTCGTCCCCCTTCAAAGAGTGACTCGGGGACTCGAAGACCAGGGTATGATTAAGGCTAGCCTAGGAAAACCTTCAGTGTACTCGGGCGTCATATAATTTTAATATGGAAGCTCGGGAAGTTATCATGGCCATGAAAAAGATGAAGAAAGCAAGGCTTCTGGTAGCAACGTGGTCTAACCCAAATAGATGCGACGTAGAACTATGGTGCAAATTCCACACCCTCTCTGGACACTCGATTGAGATATGCAAGCATTTGCGTTATGAGGTAGCGGACCTATTGCGAAATGGACACCTGAAGGAGTTTCTAAGCAACTGGTCCAAATACACTCGGGAGAAGAAAAATGGACTCAACACAAATAATGAATGCTTACGGACACGATCAATATGACTTTTCAAGCAAAAGCCTTCAGCGTGATAACCCAAGGTCCTTATGACAAAAAACCATttctttcaagaaaaaaaagaaaggaaccACCTAGAGGACCCCATTTTGTTTGAAACTGCGGAAGAAAGGACTGTAGGTGGTCCACACATTGACGCACTGGCAATATCTCTTCAAATTTATAATTTTAACTTTAAGCATGTGCTTGTCAATACAGGAAGTGTTGTGAACGTTGTGCAACTCTGAGTTTTAAAGGAAATGCAGTTAGTGGAGCTAGTGATCCCGGTGATTAGAGTCCTGTCCAGGTTCAACTTACCAAGCAAGACCATACTAGGATAAATCAAGCTACTTACGCATATTTAGGGGGTCTCCGCGGAGGCTCTGTTTGACGTATTAAAAGgagacataccttaaaatctGGTGATAGGAAGACCATGGTTGCAAATCATGAAGGCGGTCCCTTCTACTTCCCATCAAGTCATGAAATTCCCCAGCCCTTCGGGGATAGCCGAAGTCCAGGGGGACTCAGAACCCAGCATAGAAAGCGCAGCCCCGACGATCGCCAAGGACAATCAAAAGGATGAGGATTGCTAGAAATTACAGAACACCAACCTTGGGCCCCAGCACGTGGTCGGGCATGAGAAAGGGACGAAACTAGTAAAAGAGTTACCCGATGAGGGCCTGCAAAAAAAGACACCAAGAGGATTTGTTGCATAGGAAGAGGTAGACGCAGGAAGTATCACACCTGAAAACCTCAAATCACCGCGTGCTATCCAGACCTGCCGAAGGAACATGTATACTTGGGCTCGGGCTTGGAGCCAGAGTCCTGGGGGAAATTGCTTATTCTTAGACACATAACATAAATAGCTTCACTTAGTCGGGTTTGGATGTTGCAGGTGTCCCTCCAGAGACGATCATCCATAGATAAGGATAAACTCTGATTACCAGCCAATCAAAAAGAAAAGGCGCTCGATGTCGGCAAAATGCAGTCAATTCATTAGTGTGGAGTCAGGGCGATAAAATATCTGAACTGGTCGGCCAATGTCGTGGTACTCCCTAAGGAGCCTGATAGATTTTGAATGTATTTAGATTTAAAATATTTAACTAAAGGATGCTTAAGGAGCTCATACCCTATGCCCCGTCTAGATCAAGTGATCAATCCGGTGGCCTGACATGAATTACTCAGCTTTCTGGATGTGTTTTCAGGGTTCGTCCAAATTCGATCGGTCCCCGCGAACTAGGAAAAGACTTCATTCATCATTGAGCATCAGACCTACTGCTATAATGTCATACCTTTTGGCTTGGAAAATACGGGGGTCACCTTTTATCGGCTAACCCATCAGATGGGCCGGAGCATTGAAATTTATTTGGATGACATAATTGTTAAATCTCTCGGAATAGAGGAGCACATAAGACATTTGCAGGAAGCATTTGATATTCTTCGTGCCCACAACCTGAAGTTGAATCCAGAAATATTTGTCTTTGGGTCGGCTGCGGCAAATTCTTGGGGTTCATCATATCCAACAGAGGTATCGAGGTTAACTCGGATCACATTCGAGCCATCAAAAAAATATCAGACGTCCTTGATAATGCTAGAAAAGTGCAACAGCTAGTTGGGAGAGTGGCCTCGCTAGGCATATTCATATCACGATCATCTGAGCGTTGCCAGAAATTCTTTATTGTgctaaaaaagaaaaaggactTCAAATAGACCTTAAAATGCCAACAGGCTTCGAGACATTTGAAGAAATACTTGTCAAATTCACCCATACTAGCGAGACCGGAGTAAGGAGAACCCCTGCTAGTCTATTTGGCTGTTTCAGAAACTATTGTAAGTGACGTGCACGTCcgcaaaaaaaaaacacacaatcCCCTGTCTATTATATTAGCAAGGCCTTATCGGAGGCGAAGCTGCGTTACCCACACCTCGAGAAACTGGCACTAGCTTTAGTGATTGCTGCCCGAACGCTAAGATCATACTTTCTGTGTCACCCGATCTGTGTGGTAACCTCTTTCCCTCTAATGAACATTCTGCATAAACCTAAGCTTTCAGGCCGATTAGCAAGTTGGTCTATCAAAGTGTGTACCTATGACATCACTTATCGACCCCGAATTGTTATCATGTTACAAGCGTTAGCGGTTTCATCGTTAATTACAGTCCGAGCATGATGCTCTGCGCCTAGAAGGAGGCGATTCGGGAATCCAAAAACGCCTCCCGGGAATGGG carries:
- the LOC132634973 gene encoding ethylene-responsive transcription factor ERF027-like — encoded protein: MADSQNPNNSSQINQPVQPSESSKTPVCPIPPPLPAETHIQTTSTPYKPNPLSNIGILENTKSPKTVQLQNNIPPTVTTTTMSSTSSSGGSPSRPSSGKHAVFRGIRSRSGKWVSEIREPRKTTRIWLGTYPTPEMAAAAYDVAALALKGGDAVINFPGNINLYPSLPPSPSSANIRKAAASAALLMKIETGENTVGTQPGVDDQSSGSAQMLATTDEYIDEEALFDMPNLLVDMAEGMMVSPPRMNSSRSDDSPGNSDAESLWSY